One genomic segment of Candidatus Poseidoniia archaeon includes these proteins:
- a CDS encoding biotin--[acetyl-CoA-carboxylase] ligase: MIYWLESVDSTNRRALAQRLACWDAVVAREQVVGRGRHGRSWESPVGGLYMSVVVENDPLLPLRAGLAARDVLQPHCPERIGLKWPNDLLCADGKLGGVLCEAEGDLAVAGIGLNLEGEPPLAGATTLEAVGGSLPPAADWQAWLEPLATAIIARLRELARLPAPEFLARYRVHEQLLGQPVAWEGGRGTALAIGADGALEVRTADGTERLHAEEVSLA, translated from the coding sequence GTGATTTACTGGCTGGAGAGCGTCGATTCAACCAATCGCCGGGCGCTCGCGCAGCGACTCGCGTGCTGGGATGCGGTGGTCGCACGTGAGCAGGTCGTCGGCCGCGGACGCCACGGCCGCAGCTGGGAATCGCCTGTCGGGGGACTTTATATGTCGGTCGTCGTGGAAAACGACCCGCTCCTGCCGCTCCGTGCCGGTCTCGCGGCGCGCGATGTGTTACAGCCGCACTGCCCGGAACGCATCGGGCTGAAGTGGCCCAACGACCTGCTCTGCGCGGACGGCAAGCTGGGGGGCGTGCTTTGCGAAGCCGAAGGCGATTTGGCAGTGGCCGGCATCGGCCTCAACCTGGAGGGCGAGCCGCCACTGGCTGGTGCGACGACGCTGGAGGCGGTGGGCGGCAGCCTGCCGCCCGCCGCCGATTGGCAGGCGTGGCTGGAGCCGCTCGCGACCGCCATTATCGCGCGGCTGCGCGAGCTGGCGCGGCTGCCGGCGCCGGAGTTCCTGGCGCGCTACCGTGTGCATGAGCAGCTGCTGGGGCAGCCGGTCGCGTGGGAGGGCGGCCGCGGCACCGCGCTCGCCATCGGCGCCGACGGCGCGCTGGAGGTGCGCACCGCCGACGGGACCGAGCGGCTGCACGCGGAGGAGGTGAGCCTTGCCTGA
- a CDS encoding DNA-3-methyladenine glycosylase I has product MNEPNRCPWAGNDPLYLAYHDTEWGTPNRDGRRLFEKIILEGAQAGLSWITILRKRENYRRAFDGFDPARVAAYGAEDIERLVTDAGIIRNRAKIKSAINNARVFVEHFGADEDAFSEFLWSFVDGGPVVNHRERMEDLPATTEASTGMSKALKKLGFTFIGPTTCYAMMQAAGMVDDHLVSCFRHTSNRAAP; this is encoded by the coding sequence ATGAACGAGCCGAATCGCTGCCCATGGGCGGGCAACGACCCGCTCTACCTTGCCTACCACGATACGGAATGGGGCACGCCCAACCGCGATGGGCGGCGCCTGTTCGAGAAGATTATCCTCGAGGGCGCGCAAGCCGGGCTCTCATGGATTACGATTCTCAGGAAGCGCGAGAACTACCGGCGGGCCTTCGACGGTTTCGACCCCGCCCGGGTCGCCGCGTACGGCGCGGAAGATATCGAGCGCCTCGTGACGGATGCAGGCATCATCCGCAATCGTGCCAAGATCAAGTCCGCCATCAACAACGCCAGGGTTTTCGTCGAGCATTTCGGCGCCGACGAGGACGCCTTCAGCGAATTCCTCTGGTCATTCGTCGACGGCGGGCCGGTGGTTAACCATCGTGAGAGAATGGAGGACCTCCCTGCCACTACCGAGGCGAGCACCGGGATGAGCAAAGCCCTCAAGAAGCTCGGATTCACCTTCATCGGCCCGACCACCTGCTACGCTATGATGCAGGCCGCGGGCATGGTCGACGACCATCTCGTCAGCTGTTTCCGCCACACTTCCAACCGGGCAGCCCCCTGA
- a CDS encoding acyl-CoA dehydrogenase family protein — protein MARQIDHYLQRLVDDDQLTFHRAMHDFVDDAIAPRWLEWERGHALIPDDAIAQMAEMGLFGITVSEEYGGQGGSQLDLLLMGLALGYQSQSLAITPGAALSLGAKPLQLCGTEAQKAAHLPDLAAGKRMFVFGLSEPARGTDAANPQVSATRDSDGWVIRGEKCWSTNAMWASHVIVNALTAPDGKPGHRSSCFIVPMDADGVHYQEMAGKDLWEQSSTGSIMLDNVRVSEGDLLGDLNAGFRVMAQTLNGGRLFIAALSLASLACALDRVREYAQEREIMGGPLGRYQRVQDVVLDMDIALEQGLTWLVDLCRRYDAGTLDRESAAKVKVECSRRASDLLTLAMEVCGGVACFDEFGLSRHHRDLFVCRVGEGSNFALKGFATRPLMPSITLD, from the coding sequence ATGGCGCGGCAGATTGACCACTACCTGCAACGGCTGGTCGATGACGACCAGCTCACGTTCCACCGTGCGATGCATGACTTCGTCGACGACGCCATCGCGCCGCGCTGGTTGGAGTGGGAGCGCGGCCACGCGCTGATTCCCGACGACGCCATCGCGCAGATGGCCGAAATGGGGCTGTTTGGCATTACCGTTTCCGAAGAATACGGCGGGCAGGGCGGCTCGCAGCTGGACCTGCTGCTGATGGGCCTCGCGCTCGGCTACCAGTCGCAGTCGCTGGCCATCACGCCGGGCGCCGCGCTCTCACTCGGCGCCAAGCCACTGCAGCTCTGCGGCACGGAAGCACAGAAGGCGGCGCACCTCCCCGACCTAGCGGCGGGCAAGCGCATGTTCGTATTCGGCCTCTCGGAGCCGGCGCGCGGCACCGACGCCGCCAACCCGCAGGTCAGCGCGACGCGCGACAGCGACGGCTGGGTCATCCGCGGCGAGAAGTGCTGGTCTACCAACGCGATGTGGGCGTCGCACGTTATCGTCAATGCACTGACTGCCCCCGACGGGAAGCCGGGCCACCGCTCGAGCTGCTTCATCGTCCCGATGGACGCCGACGGCGTCCATTACCAGGAGATGGCGGGCAAGGACCTCTGGGAGCAGTCCTCGACCGGCTCAATCATGCTTGACAACGTGCGCGTTTCCGAAGGCGACCTGCTCGGCGACCTGAACGCAGGCTTCCGGGTGATGGCGCAGACGCTCAACGGCGGCCGGCTCTTCATCGCCGCGCTTTCGCTGGCGTCGCTGGCTTGCGCACTCGACCGCGTCCGCGAATACGCGCAGGAGCGCGAAATCATGGGCGGCCCGCTCGGCCGCTACCAGCGCGTGCAGGACGTCGTGCTTGACATGGACATCGCGCTCGAGCAGGGGCTGACCTGGCTCGTCGACCTCTGCCGGCGCTACGACGCGGGCACGCTTGACCGCGAGTCGGCCGCGAAGGTCAAGGTCGAGTGCTCGCGCCGCGCCAGCGACCTGCTGACGCTGGCGATGGAAGTGTGCGGCGGCGTCGCCTGCTTCGACGAATTCGGCCTCTCCCGGCACCATCGCGACCTCTTTGTCTGCCGCGTCGGCGAAGGCTCCAACTTCGCACTCAAGGGCTTCGCGACGCGCCCGCTGATGCCGTCGATTACGCTGGATTAG
- a CDS encoding SgcJ/EcaC family oxidoreductase has product MGLDEGRWLSGEIASRLLREWVSAVESGDPRRVASLYAEDALLLGTFSAAERVGPGAILAYFEELLEAAVGVEIVSEQPFCGSEFASSCGLYNFILGGKVVEARYSFVFVKEGNDWKIRSHHSSLVPESA; this is encoded by the coding sequence ATGGGACTGGACGAAGGAAGGTGGCTGAGTGGCGAAATCGCTTCCCGCCTGCTGCGAGAGTGGGTCAGCGCGGTCGAGAGCGGCGACCCGCGCCGGGTGGCCAGCCTCTATGCCGAGGATGCGTTGCTGCTGGGGACTTTCTCCGCCGCTGAACGCGTTGGCCCGGGAGCGATACTCGCGTACTTCGAGGAGCTGCTGGAAGCGGCTGTCGGGGTGGAAATCGTTTCCGAGCAACCGTTCTGCGGGAGCGAATTCGCCTCCAGTTGCGGCCTCTACAATTTCATTCTGGGAGGCAAAGTCGTCGAGGCAAGGTACTCGTTTGTATTTGTGAAGGAGGGCAACGACTGGAAAATCAGGTCACACCACTCCTCGCTTGTGCCAGAATCAGCGTGA
- a CDS encoding MFS transporter: MNRRERLRQRGRALRERARKLREMPRPVEPLTAKVGWLPLISWSLYDLANTVFSLNIVSLYFGLWIVLEMGGSDSHYGYANSISMLLIFLTAPVLGALSDQAKRRMPFLVVTTLVCVAFTALLGYDGGLARDDRLLLSLGIFVVANYFYQAGLIFYDSLLPVVSTDANRGRVGGVGIGLGYVGSFLGVGAGILLLGIIGYVGMFQVSALLFLMFSIPCFVFVRETETDDFWPSLWLLAALLLLLNAWLLGGDYSLALLVAAIIAGGAYLRARTAPLLKRNFQLKFIGGAFRQVRDTVRRVKQFPGLGRFLIGRMFYTDAVNTLIVFMGIYITGEFDFSTQQVQYFLLIGIGTSILGGFGWGWVVDWLGPKTSLNLVLWTWFFNFTMIIGVALFDLPTAILWVGAATAGIALSGTWAADRPYMLRLTPPRLVGQFYGLYSMVGRFATIIGPVMWALIVDTLGWGRPAAVAALFLFTIVGYIILQGVDDAPRDWPPELLADYEPEPPRGAIGRSR, from the coding sequence GTGAATCGGCGCGAGCGGCTGCGCCAGCGCGGCCGGGCCCTGCGGGAGCGGGCGCGCAAACTGCGCGAAATGCCGCGCCCGGTCGAGCCGCTGACCGCCAAGGTGGGGTGGCTGCCGCTGATTTCATGGTCGCTCTACGACCTTGCCAACACCGTTTTCTCGCTCAACATAGTCTCGCTCTACTTCGGGTTGTGGATCGTGCTGGAGATGGGCGGTAGCGACTCGCACTACGGCTACGCTAATTCAATCTCGATGCTGCTGATTTTCCTGACCGCGCCGGTGCTGGGCGCGCTTTCCGACCAGGCCAAGCGGCGGATGCCGTTCCTGGTCGTGACGACGCTGGTCTGTGTTGCCTTCACCGCGCTGCTGGGCTACGACGGCGGGCTGGCGCGCGACGACCGGCTGCTGCTCTCGCTCGGGATTTTCGTCGTCGCGAACTACTTCTATCAGGCGGGACTGATATTCTACGATTCGCTGCTGCCGGTCGTCTCGACTGACGCGAACCGCGGCCGCGTGGGCGGGGTCGGCATCGGCCTCGGGTATGTCGGCAGCTTCCTCGGCGTCGGCGCCGGAATCCTGCTGCTGGGGATTATCGGCTACGTCGGTATGTTCCAGGTCTCGGCGCTGCTGTTCCTGATGTTCTCGATCCCCTGCTTCGTCTTCGTGCGCGAGACCGAAACCGACGACTTCTGGCCCTCGCTCTGGCTGCTGGCAGCGCTGCTGCTGCTGCTGAACGCGTGGCTGCTCGGCGGCGACTATTCGCTGGCGCTGCTAGTCGCCGCCATCATCGCGGGCGGCGCGTACCTGCGCGCGCGGACCGCGCCGCTGCTGAAACGCAACTTCCAGTTGAAATTCATCGGCGGCGCGTTCCGGCAGGTGCGCGACACGGTGCGCCGTGTCAAGCAGTTCCCGGGGCTGGGACGTTTCCTCATCGGGCGGATGTTCTATACCGACGCGGTGAACACGCTCATCGTCTTTATGGGAATTTACATCACCGGCGAGTTCGACTTCAGCACGCAGCAGGTGCAGTATTTCCTGCTCATCGGTATCGGCACCTCGATTCTAGGCGGCTTCGGCTGGGGCTGGGTGGTTGACTGGCTCGGCCCGAAAACCAGTCTCAACCTCGTCCTCTGGACCTGGTTCTTCAACTTCACGATGATAATCGGCGTCGCCCTCTTTGACCTGCCGACCGCCATCCTGTGGGTCGGCGCGGCGACCGCCGGCATCGCGCTGAGCGGCACATGGGCGGCTGACCGCCCCTACATGCTGCGGCTGACACCGCCGCGCCTCGTGGGGCAGTTCTACGGGCTCTACTCGATGGTCGGCCGCTTCGCAACCATCATCGGCCCGGTGATGTGGGCGCTGATTGTCGACACGCTCGGCTGGGGGCGGCCGGCAGCAGTCGCCGCGCTGTTCCTCTTCACCATCGTCGGCTACATCATCCTGCAAGGGGTCGACGACGCGCCGCGCGACTGGCCGCCCGAGCTGCTGGCCGACTATGAGCCCGAGCCGCCCCGTGGCGCAATAGGCCGTTCCCGTTGA
- a CDS encoding DNA polymerase II large subunit produces the protein MAAVASPEMEAYFEALEARAEACYELVGRARKAGYDLEDEAEIPRARDLAERVEAQVGPEGIAPRIREVIAKHDRQTAALLVARELAGELRDELGVEKALEQAVRTSLSILTEGVLVAPTEGVVRVATMENHNSTRCAAIYYAGPIRAAGGTAQALSVLIADVVRRELGLDAYIPTSAEVERYKEEIPLYKRAVNLQYLPSGDEIDAIVRACPVCITGEPTERLEVAGNRDLPRVETNRLRGGAALVIAEGLCLKAAKVLKHVERLEIDGWDFLRSYAEQKQEKAGAGEYKYLRDVLVGRPIFAFPDRPGGFRLRYGRTRLTGLAAVALNPATMVALDSFTAIGTQLKIQLPGKAAAVTPCDSIEGPLVLLDDGSCVRLSSRDEAEAVAPRIREIIDVGEVLIPPGEFLENNHALVPGGWCAEWWEAELRAAGGEPPGGVPDFAAALALSQQYSVPLHPAHTFLWHDLSLDELAQLRQLAADGSRDGDSFLFPAEAQPLLLTLGVPFAPAGEALRVCHEAAALLHSLGDADAEGDDVLAQVSAAAGVEIRARAPTRLGASMGRPEKADVRRMKPPPHVLFPVGPAGGPQRMLNKALESQPSQSQLGRPGKGVELEAELRYCRTCSNETVAVHHCGQRTVVKEQAKRREVDLRTEVESAQRNAGIGVLPPVKGVRSMMSASRTPEALEKGLLRARYDLRVFKDGTLRYDMMNLPLTHFRPAEIGLSVEKAHELGYTHDVEGAELRDGAQLLELRVQDLIISRRASDWLLGVARFVDDELKQLYGCDRFYNLPDAAQPEDLIGQLLICLSPHTSAGVLARLIGFTHAKVQYGHPFMHAAKRRNCDGDEDSVMLLLDGLLNFSEHFLPTTRGGTMDIPRVLGTRIDPTEIDNEAHNIDLESQLPLEFYQAAARGDHPATLRERLDMVADRLETPAQYEGFGFTHSTSDLNDGPHESRYVVLGTMLEKSQATLELAQRLRASDATYVAERTIEKHLMRDLVGNLRAFASQGVRCKKCTAKYRRPPLRETCLKCGGGLLLNISRASVSKYRIMAHEMAQRYEARPFLKQRLELIFQSIEDTLENEEIQQTSLGAFM, from the coding sequence GTGGCAGCCGTCGCGTCGCCGGAAATGGAGGCTTACTTCGAAGCGCTGGAGGCGCGCGCCGAGGCGTGCTACGAGCTGGTGGGGCGCGCCCGCAAGGCGGGCTACGACCTCGAGGATGAAGCCGAAATCCCGCGCGCGCGCGACCTCGCCGAGCGGGTCGAGGCTCAGGTCGGCCCGGAGGGCATCGCGCCGCGCATCCGCGAGGTGATTGCGAAGCACGACCGGCAGACCGCGGCGCTGCTGGTGGCGCGCGAGCTCGCCGGCGAACTGCGCGACGAGCTGGGGGTCGAGAAGGCGCTCGAGCAGGCGGTGCGCACCTCGCTCTCAATCCTCACCGAAGGCGTGCTGGTCGCGCCGACCGAGGGAGTGGTGCGCGTCGCGACGATGGAGAACCACAACTCGACCCGCTGTGCCGCCATTTATTACGCCGGCCCGATTCGCGCCGCCGGTGGCACTGCGCAGGCGCTTTCGGTGCTGATAGCGGACGTGGTGCGACGCGAGCTGGGGCTCGACGCCTACATCCCCACGTCGGCTGAGGTCGAGCGCTACAAGGAGGAAATCCCGCTCTACAAGCGCGCGGTCAACCTGCAATACCTCCCGTCGGGCGACGAGATTGACGCAATTGTGCGCGCCTGTCCGGTCTGCATCACCGGCGAGCCGACCGAGCGCCTCGAGGTGGCGGGCAACCGCGACCTGCCGCGCGTCGAGACCAACCGGCTGCGCGGCGGCGCGGCGCTGGTGATTGCCGAGGGGCTCTGCCTCAAGGCGGCCAAAGTGCTCAAGCATGTCGAGCGGCTCGAGATTGACGGCTGGGATTTCCTGCGCTCGTACGCCGAGCAGAAGCAGGAAAAGGCGGGCGCGGGCGAATACAAGTACCTCAGGGACGTGCTCGTTGGCCGCCCAATTTTCGCGTTCCCGGACCGCCCGGGTGGCTTCCGCCTGCGCTACGGCCGCACGCGGCTTACGGGCCTCGCGGCGGTCGCGCTGAATCCGGCGACGATGGTCGCGCTTGACAGCTTCACGGCCATCGGTACCCAGCTCAAAATCCAGCTCCCCGGTAAGGCGGCGGCGGTCACGCCGTGCGATTCCATCGAGGGGCCGCTGGTGCTGCTTGACGACGGCAGTTGCGTCCGCCTCTCCAGCCGCGACGAGGCCGAGGCGGTCGCGCCCCGCATCCGTGAAATCATTGACGTGGGCGAAGTGCTGATTCCGCCGGGCGAGTTCCTCGAGAACAACCACGCGCTCGTTCCCGGCGGCTGGTGCGCCGAGTGGTGGGAAGCGGAGCTGCGCGCTGCCGGCGGTGAACCGCCTGGCGGTGTTCCGGACTTCGCCGCGGCGCTCGCGCTTTCGCAGCAGTACAGCGTCCCGCTCCACCCCGCGCACACCTTCCTGTGGCACGACCTCAGCCTCGACGAGCTGGCGCAGTTGCGCCAGCTCGCGGCGGATGGCAGCCGCGACGGTGATAGCTTCCTGTTTCCGGCGGAGGCGCAGCCGCTGCTGTTGACGCTGGGCGTCCCGTTCGCGCCCGCTGGCGAAGCGTTGCGCGTCTGCCACGAGGCCGCCGCGCTACTCCACAGCCTCGGCGATGCGGACGCCGAAGGTGATGACGTGCTGGCGCAGGTCTCCGCCGCTGCCGGCGTCGAAATCCGCGCCCGCGCCCCGACGCGGCTCGGCGCCAGCATGGGTCGCCCCGAGAAGGCGGACGTGCGCCGCATGAAGCCGCCGCCGCACGTACTCTTCCCCGTCGGACCGGCGGGCGGCCCGCAGCGCATGCTCAACAAGGCGCTGGAATCGCAGCCGTCACAGAGCCAGCTGGGCCGCCCCGGCAAGGGGGTCGAGCTGGAGGCGGAGCTGCGCTACTGCCGCACGTGCAGCAACGAGACGGTCGCGGTCCACCATTGCGGCCAGCGGACGGTGGTGAAAGAGCAGGCGAAGCGGCGCGAGGTTGACCTGCGCACCGAGGTCGAATCTGCACAGCGCAACGCCGGAATCGGTGTGCTGCCACCGGTGAAGGGCGTCCGCTCGATGATGTCTGCCAGCCGCACCCCCGAGGCGCTGGAGAAGGGGCTGCTGCGCGCACGTTACGACCTGCGGGTGTTCAAGGACGGGACGCTGCGCTACGACATGATGAACCTGCCGCTGACTCACTTCCGCCCGGCCGAAATCGGCCTCAGCGTCGAGAAGGCGCACGAGCTGGGCTACACACACGATGTTGAGGGCGCAGAACTGCGCGACGGAGCCCAGCTACTCGAGCTGCGGGTGCAGGACCTCATCATCTCGCGCCGCGCCAGTGACTGGCTGCTGGGGGTCGCCCGCTTCGTCGATGACGAACTGAAGCAGCTCTACGGCTGCGACCGCTTCTACAACCTGCCGGACGCGGCGCAGCCGGAAGACCTCATCGGCCAGCTGCTCATCTGCCTCAGCCCGCACACCTCGGCCGGGGTGCTGGCGCGACTCATCGGTTTCACCCATGCCAAGGTGCAGTACGGGCATCCGTTCATGCATGCCGCCAAGCGACGTAACTGCGACGGCGATGAAGACTCGGTGATGCTGTTGCTCGATGGGTTGCTCAATTTCTCGGAACACTTCCTTCCCACTACTCGTGGAGGTACGATGGACATTCCGCGGGTGCTGGGCACCCGCATCGACCCGACCGAGATTGATAATGAGGCGCACAACATCGACCTCGAATCGCAGCTGCCGCTCGAATTTTACCAGGCTGCTGCCCGCGGTGACCATCCCGCCACGCTGCGCGAGCGCCTCGATATGGTCGCCGACCGGCTGGAAACTCCGGCCCAGTACGAGGGATTCGGCTTCACCCATTCCACCAGCGACCTGAACGACGGGCCGCACGAATCACGCTACGTCGTGCTGGGGACGATGCTAGAGAAGTCGCAGGCGACCCTCGAGCTGGCGCAGCGCCTGCGCGCTTCCGACGCTACGTATGTCGCCGAGCGAACTATCGAGAAGCACCTGATGCGCGACCTCGTGGGAAACTTGCGCGCCTTCGCGTCGCAAGGAGTGCGCTGCAAGAAGTGCACCGCCAAGTACCGGCGGCCGCCGCTGCGCGAGACCTGCCTCAAGTGCGGTGGCGGGCTGCTGCTCAACATCTCGCGCGCCTCGGTCTCGAAGTACCGCATCATGGCGCATGAAATGGCGCAGCGCTACGAGGCGCGGCCGTTCCTCAAGCAGCGGCTGGAACTGATATTTCAGTCCATCGAGGACACGCTGGAGAACGAGGAAATCCAGCAGACCAGCCTCGGGGCGTTCATGTGA
- a CDS encoding sialidase family protein, with amino-acid sequence MRFQVQFMRLAIAFLLVSASGLSGCLQSPTPPPPPPEEPPLPDGVFVTGSDGLAVDELPLPLSFVFSDVGENGAEPSIGITSSGCIFFIAFEKVMRSCDHGQSWEDVTGPLCAFQTNDPWGWVDPVTDRIFNVQMQGLETSWICWSDDDGETWEGNMHDSGTTPINDHIKLATGPWTSSGYGIGGQVSQAYYDQAVYYCYNKLAGIFCYTSFDGGATFDAGGQIYGLATTNGGLHGAITSAPDGTVYVTPRVETPTVIVSDDNGLSWVDRTMGEDVGTPYPRKNSEVATDTESNAYHIWTGADEGVYMSRSTDSGESWEQTSIRISPSAVISSVFPQVDAGDPGRIAITYLGSEDASELNQPDIDDNPWDGNAHYANSNVSYYLYVTYSLNALDPNPVFHTVRVSADPVQVGSICLNSGDCRDIGGSNRNLLDFNDLHIDREGRVYIAFADGCTGECATKDDPQPEDSRSRLGSVYYLGSGPSLYEAVGELPPLV; translated from the coding sequence ATGCGATTTCAGGTGCAGTTCATGCGGCTGGCGATAGCCTTCCTTCTGGTCTCGGCAAGTGGCCTCTCGGGCTGCCTCCAGTCCCCCACGCCACCGCCGCCTCCGCCCGAGGAGCCGCCGCTGCCGGACGGGGTCTTCGTCACTGGGTCCGATGGCCTGGCGGTCGATGAACTGCCCCTGCCGCTCAGCTTCGTCTTCAGCGACGTGGGCGAGAACGGGGCTGAGCCGAGCATCGGCATCACCTCGAGCGGCTGCATCTTTTTCATCGCGTTTGAGAAGGTCATGCGTTCTTGCGACCATGGCCAATCATGGGAGGACGTGACGGGTCCTTTATGCGCGTTCCAGACCAATGACCCGTGGGGGTGGGTTGATCCTGTGACTGATCGGATATTCAACGTGCAGATGCAGGGTCTGGAGACGTCTTGGATATGCTGGAGCGATGATGATGGAGAAACTTGGGAGGGCAATATGCACGACTCTGGTACGACTCCGATTAATGATCACATCAAACTGGCAACGGGCCCTTGGACGAGCAGTGGATACGGTATCGGCGGCCAAGTGTCCCAAGCTTACTATGACCAAGCCGTATACTATTGTTACAACAAACTCGCTGGAATCTTCTGCTACACCAGTTTTGATGGAGGTGCTACATTTGACGCAGGCGGACAAATCTACGGTTTGGCCACCACCAATGGTGGACTCCATGGAGCCATCACTTCTGCACCGGATGGAACGGTATATGTGACCCCCAGAGTCGAAACACCCACAGTCATCGTTTCCGATGACAATGGTTTGTCTTGGGTTGATCGAACCATGGGTGAGGATGTAGGTACGCCCTATCCACGCAAAAATTCGGAGGTTGCCACCGACACCGAATCCAATGCATACCACATCTGGACCGGGGCCGACGAAGGCGTCTACATGTCGAGGAGTACTGATTCAGGGGAGTCATGGGAACAGACTAGCATTCGGATCAGCCCGAGCGCAGTCATCTCGTCAGTATTCCCTCAGGTTGATGCAGGGGATCCCGGAAGAATTGCGATTACTTACCTAGGGAGTGAGGACGCGAGTGAATTGAACCAACCCGACATAGACGATAATCCATGGGATGGCAATGCCCACTACGCCAATTCCAACGTCAGTTACTACCTCTACGTCACCTACAGCCTGAATGCGCTGGATCCGAACCCCGTGTTCCACACGGTGCGCGTATCCGCAGACCCTGTCCAGGTCGGCAGCATCTGCCTGAACAGCGGAGATTGCCGCGACATCGGCGGCTCCAACCGGAATCTGCTCGATTTCAACGACCTCCATATCGATAGGGAAGGGCGCGTCTACATCGCTTTCGCCGACGGCTGCACGGGTGAATGCGCCACCAAGGATGATCCGCAGCCTGAGGATTCCCGCAGTCGTCTGGGTTCAGTCTACTACCTGGGCAGCGGGCCGAGCCTCTACGAAGCGGTGGGCGAACTGCCTCCGCTGGTTTGA